The Brassica oleracea var. oleracea cultivar TO1000 chromosome C6, BOL, whole genome shotgun sequence genome includes a region encoding these proteins:
- the LOC106296457 gene encoding cysteine-rich receptor-like protein kinase 42 — protein MLSHTKIILLVLYSFFIFTFSSSSSPEPRTAVSGLFCGVRNSSSTDPNYIPTFVDDMQSLSSKLTTRHFATQSTNSLSSDSETQTTSVFALVQCHNDLSISDCQLCYAIARTRIPRCLPSSSARIFLDGCFLRYDTYEFYDESISAASDRYSCSNDTVLDPQFGIRVSEMAVRAAVRHGGFGVAGESGVHALAQCWESVGKEGCRDCLEKAIGQVKRCVSRREGRAMNSGCYLRYSDHKFYNGHGHSVLHELYNKGVVVAIVLTMSALVMLILLATYVIIVKVSKTKQEQRNLGLVSRRFKNSKTKFKYETLEKATDYFSTKKTLGEGGNGTVFLGILPNGKSVAVKRLVFNTREWVEEFFNEVNLISGIQHKNLVKLLGCSIEGPESLLVYEYVPNKSLDNFLFDESKSKSLKWNQRLNIILGTAEGLAYLHGSPVRIIHRDIKTSNVLLDDQLNPKVADFGLARCLGTDKTHLSTGIAGTLGYMAPEYVVRGQLTEKADVYSYGVLVLEIACGTRNNVFVPGAGHLLQRVWNLYRLNRLVEALDPCLNDEKLLQVQGSQAEVCKVLCVGLLCAQASPSLRPSMEEVIRMLTERDYPIPSPTNPPFLRISSLATECSSTASCSSNSTTMVKTDLASYTSSESFGTRGS, from the exons ATGCTTTCCCACACAAAAATCATACTCCTCGTTTTATATTCTTTCTTCATATTCACCTTCTCGTCTTCTTCCTCCCCGGAGCCAAGAACTGCCGTGTCAGGTCTCTTCTGCGGCGTACGCAACAGCTCCTCCACTGATCCAAACTACATCCCAACTTTCGTCGATGATATGCAATCACTCTCCTCAAAACTAACTACACGCCATTTCGCAACTCAGTCCACAAACTCCCTGTCGTCTGACTCTGAAACCCAAACGACGTCGGTTTTCGCACTGGTCCAGTGCCACAACGATCTCTCAATCTCGGATTGCCAGCTCTGCTACGCGATTGCACGCACGCGCATCCCTCGCTGTCTCCCTTCCTCCTCCGCGCGGATCTTCCTCGACGGCTGTTTCCTCCGCTACGACACTTACGAGTTTTACGACGAGTCGATCTCCGCCGCCTCGGACAGATATTCATGCAGCAACGACACCGTTTTGGATCCCCAGTTTGGAATCCGCGTTTCCGAAATGGCGGTGAGAGCCGCTGTTAGACACGGGGGTTTTGGAGTCGCCGGTGAGAGTGGGGTACACGCGCTTGCTCAGTGCTGGGAGAGCGTGGGGAAAGAAGGTTGTAGGGATTGTTTGGAGAAAGCTATTGGACAAGTAAAACGGTGCGTTTCGAGGAGAGAAGGGAGAGCTATGAATAGTGGGTGTTATCTTAGATACTCTGATCATAAATTCTATAATGGTCATGGACATAGTGTACTTCATG AGCTTTATAACAAAGGAGTCGTCGTGGCTATTGTCTTGACCATGTCAGCACTCGTTATGCTTATTCTACTGGCAACGTATGTCATTATTGTCAAAGTATCGAAGACGAAACAAG AACAAAGAAATCTTGGGTTGGTTTCAAGAAGATTCAAGAACTCGAAGACTAAGTTCAAGTACGAGACTTTAGAGAAGGCAACTGATTACTTCAGCACCAAGAAAACACTAGGGGAAGGAGGAAACGGCACCGTATTCTTAGGAATCCTCCCAAATGGCAAGAGCGTGGCAGTGAAGAGACTAGTGTTTAACACAAGAGAATGGGTAGAAGAATTCTTCAACGAAGTGAATCTGATAAGTGGAATCCAACATAAGAACCTCGTCAAGCTTCTTGGTTGTAGCATTGAAGGACCCGAGAGTCTCTTGGTCTACGAGTACGTCCCTAACAAAAGCCTCGACAACTTTCTCTTTG ATGAGAGTAAAAGCAAGAGTTTAAAGTGGAACCAGAGGCTAAACATAATCCTTGGAACAGCGGAAGGATTGGCTTACCTACACGGCTCCCCGGTTAGGATTATTCACCGTGACATTAAAACAAGCAATGTTCTTCTAGACGACCAACTCAATCCCAAAGTGGCTGATTTTGGTTTGGCTCGATGTCTCGGTACGGATAAAACTCATCTTAGCACCGGCATCGCAGGAACCCT AGGTTACATGGCTCCAGAGTATGTTGTTAGAGGACAATTAACGGAGAAAGCTGATGTTTATAGCTACGGAGTTCTCGTTCTCGAGATCGCTTGTGGAACAAGAAACAATGTTTTCGTGCCAGGAGCTGGTCATCTCTTACAGAGA GTCTGGAACCTCTACAGACTGAACAGATTGGTAGAAGCCCTAGACCCATGTCTGAACGACGAGAAGTTGCTTCAAGTACAAGGCAGCCAAGCTGAAGTTTGTAAAGTTCTTTGTGTGGGATTGTTATGCGCACAAGCTTCTCCATCGCTGAGACCATCGATGGAAGAAGTCATCCGTATGTTAACGGAGAGAGATTATCCGATTCCATCTCCAACCAATCCTCCTTTCTTAAGAATTAGCTCTTTGGCTACAGAGTGCAGTAGTACTGCATCTTGCAGCTCCAATAGTACTACAATGGTCAAAACCGATCTAGCTTCGTATACCTCTTCAGAATCTTTTGGAACTCGTGGGAGCTAA